Proteins co-encoded in one Arachis hypogaea cultivar Tifrunner chromosome 13, arahy.Tifrunner.gnm2.J5K5, whole genome shotgun sequence genomic window:
- the LOC112737519 gene encoding membrane metalloprotease ARASP, chloroplastic: MVIYLSPSPPSHSSTSILRFSNPRTPISDSSFKPKPHFSIPLFSHSFGSNFSTLTFKQQFLNHNNSSGRFTHGNRVDFRTLAIPGFDYGNFEGPQSVLEAAAVLTAIIVVHESGHFLAASLQGIHVSKFAVGFGPILAKFNSKNVEYSIRAFPLGGFVGFPDNDPESDIPVDDENLLKNRPILDRVLVVSAGVIANIVFAIAIIFVQVLTVGLPVQEVFPGVMVPDVKPFSAASRDGLLPGDLILQVNGSEFPKPGPSSVTKVVDVIKKNPKRYVLLKVKRGMQDFEIRVTPDENFDGTGKIGVQLSPNVKIEKVRPKNLVEALNFTGKEFWGLSSNVLDGLKQTFLNFSQSAGKVSGPVAIIAVGAEVARSNIDGLYQFAAILNINLAVINLLPLPALDGGSLALIFIEAARGGRKLPLEVEQRIMSSGIMFVILLGLFLIVRDTLNLDIIKDIL, encoded by the coding sequence ATGGTCATATACCtgtctccttctcctccttcacATTCTTCCACTTCCATACTCAGATTCTCAAACCCAAGGACACCCATTTCAGATTCTTCCTTCAAGCCCAAACCCCATTTCTCAATACCACTTTTTTCTCACTCTTTTGGCTCCAATTTTTCAACTTTAACATTCAAGCAGCAGTTCTTGAATCACAATAATAGTAGTGGCCGGTTCACACATGGAAACAGGGTTGATTTCAGGACCTTGGCTATTCCTGGGTTTGACTATGGAAACTTTGAAGGTCCTCAATCTGTTCTTGAAGCTGCTGCTGTTCTAACAGCAATCATTGTTGTTCATGAAAGTGGCCATTTCCTTGCTGCTTCACTTCAAGGTATCCATGTGAGTAAGTTCGCTGTTGGGTTTGGTCCAATTCTAGCTAAGTTCAATTCAAAGAATGTTGAGTATTCTATTAGAGCTTTCCCTCTAGGTGGATTTGTTGGGTTCCCTGATAATGATCCTGAAAGTGATATCCCTGTTGATGATGAGAATTTGCTTAAGAACAGGCCAATTTTGGATAGGGTTCTTGTTGTTTCAGCTGGTGTTATTGCCAACATAGTGTTTGCAATTGCTATAATCTTTGTTCAAGTTCTCACTGTTGGTTTGCCTGTTCAAGAGGTTTTCCCTGGTGTTATGGTTCCTGATGTGAAACCCTTTTCAGCTGCTTCTAGAGATGGATTGCTTCCTGGTGATTTGATTCTTCAGGTTAATGGTAGTGAGTTTCCAAAACCGGGTCCTAGTTCTGTTACTAAGGTTGTTGATGTTATCAAGAAGAACCCCAAGAGATATGTTTTGCTTAAGGTTAAGAGGGGGATGCAGGACTTTGAAATTAGGGTCACCCCAGATGAGAATTTTGATGGGACTGGTAAAATTGGTGTTCAGTTATCACCAAATGTGAAGATTGAAAAAGTTAGGCCAAAGAATCTTGTGGAAGCTTTGAACTTTACTGGGAAAGAATTTTGGGGTCTTTCTTCTAATGTTTTAGATGGATTGAAGCAGACATTCTTGAACTTTTCACAGTCTGCTGGTAAGGTTTCAGGTCCTGTGGCGATTATTGCTGTCGGCGCTGAAGTTGCGAGGTCAAACATTGATGGTCTTTACCAATTTGCTGCCATACTCAACATTAACCTTGCTGTTATTAACCTCCTTCCCTTGCCTGCTTTGGATGGGGGTTCGTTGGCATTGATCTTTATCGAGGCGGCCAGGGGTGGGAGGAAGCTACCTTTGGAAGTGGAACAACGGATAATGTCGTCCGGAATCATGTTTGTTATACTTCTGGGGTTATTCCTCATTGTTCGCGATACCTTAAACCTTGATATTATCAAAGATATCTTGTAA
- the LOC140177464 gene encoding uncharacterized protein, with amino-acid sequence MSNSYGDYNNYDNFDGGDNETYAHSWSKRPLSAKMKGKNMEVEPPKKPPDLSTGGVGGKGFPTLIRDLRRNYEAHLIILLETHISGDWGKIIRNKMGFDSCCVEEARGHSGGIWVLWDFHYWKVEAIQQHIQFIHLKIEGRDSMPWMLTAIYGSPQRLMPSIKHLPSLKSNHSPIYLQLSPVALPNRRRRPFHFLAAWLNHPKFDNLVSNNWRVQESWSNGVENFKSSLKTWNSEVFGDINRKKSRILRRLQGINNSLNNRNNKFLEKLQKDLWADYEVILE; translated from the exons ATGTCCAACAGTTACGGTGACTACAATAACTACGACAACTTTGATGGCGGTGACAATGAGACAT ATGCACATTCATGGAGTAAGCGGCCCCTCTCGGCGAAGATGAAGGGAAAGAACATGGAGGTGGAGCCACCGAAGAAACCTCCGGATCTCAGCACGGG AGGAGTGGGTGGTAAAGGTTTTCCCACTCTTATCAGGGATTTGAGGAGAAATTATGAAGCTCACTTGATCATTTTACTTGAGACCCACATCAGTGGGGACTGGggtaaaattattagaaataaaatGGGGTTTGATAGCTGCTGTGTGGAAGAGGCCAGGGGCCATTCGGGAGGTATTTGGGTTTTGTGGGATTTTCATTACTGGAAAGTGGAGGCTATTCAGCAACATATTCAGTTTATTCATTTGAAGATCGAAGGTAGAGACTCTATGCCCTGGATGTTGACGGCTATCTATGGGAGTCCTCAGAGATTGATGC CTTCCATCAAACATTTACCTTCCTTAAAGTCCAACCACTCTCCCATTTATCTTCAACTTTCTCCTGTTGCTCTCCCCAACAGGAGAAGACGTCCTTTTCACTTCTTAGCAGCTTGGTTAAATCATCCAAAGTTTGATAATCTGGTCTCAAATAACTGGAGGGTCCAAGAATCTTGGAGTAATGGTGTTGAGAATTTCAAAAGCTCTCTTAAGACGTGGAATTCTGAGGTTTTTGGAGATATTAACAGAAAAAAATCAAGGATTCTTAGAAGGCTTCAGGGTATAAATAACAGTTTGAATAATAGAAATAACAAGTTTCTTGAAAAACTTCAAAAAGACTTGTGGGCTGATTATGAGGTCATCCTAGAGTAG
- the LOC112737521 gene encoding uncharacterized protein, translated as MPRQINKDNDDDNNNREDNYNDGVVAKEENGGGEKSLRGKTKKGPWTLSEDIMLREYVMKYGEGNWNCVQKNSGLARCGKSCRLRWANHLRPNLKKGSFSKEEEDLIVQLHAKLGNKWARMAAQLPGRTDNEIKNFWNTRVKRCQRAGLPLYPPQVLHEANVYHLQQHLKPQPSSSSSSSFSFSPLFMSSSNHQEINQLKLIAHPSTNQQNPPHSSCLSNNNPQPYPQFKFPNENPNITNSGNLGFPLSPISITSSLFHQSYNNVNNSSNNDYHLGSYNYGFHSNNSDTNNNNINNNNVKIMPNSPFEALPPLIQGSNNNNEASLSQSSPPLSSTTPTSSHASGNNGYLIGGGASNMATNGDGGRSGVAPLSPPQENGGGGLLGAVLVEAQSLCNNNDKSKSDNEDSTASQVLSHKRKYIVTTEECAKEEETNNVVVESDTKSNGNTINKIHKVDLYSSPFSTGNKQTTEDELEEINTMDDDLFGLLKNFQEMPVPDWYHKRGQPLELETQQDASLGPIDQAFSAHDSFWRNMPKY; from the exons ATGCCGAGACAAATCAACAAGGACAACGACGACGACAACAACAACCGTGAAGACAATTATAACGATGGAGTTGTAGCAAAAGAGGAGAATGGTGGTGGTGAAAAGAGTTTGAGAGGGAAAACAAAGAAAGGGCCATGGACACTTTCGGAAGATATAATGTTGAGAGAGTATGTGATGAAGTACGGTGAAGGGAATTGGAACTGTGTGCAAAAGAATTCAGGGTTGGCAAGGTGTGGCAAAAGTTGTAGGCTTAGATGGGCCAATCATCTAAGACCTAATTTGAAGAAAGGTTCATTttctaaagaagaagaagatttaattGTTCAACTTCATGCTAAGCTTGGAAACAAATGGGCTCGAATGGCCGCACAG cTACCTGGGAGAACAGATAATGAAATAAAAAACTTTTGGAACACTAGAGTAAAAAGATGCCAAAGAGCTGGGTTGCCACTTTATCCACCACAAGTGTTGCATGAAGCCAATGTATACCATCTACAACAACATCTCAAACCTCaaccttcttcatcatcatcatcatctttctcATTTTCTCCATTATTTATGTCTTCCTCTAACCACCAAGAAATCAATCAACTAAAGCTAATAGCCCACCCTTCTACAAATCAACAAAACCCACCCCATTCCTCTTGTTTATCAAATAATAATCCACAACCATACCCACAATTCAAGTTTCCAAATGAAAACCCTAATATTACAAATAGTGGAAATTTAGGGTTCCCATTATCTCCTATTTCCATAACTTCCTCTTTGTTTCACCAAAGCtataataatgtaaataatagctCAAATAATGATTACCATTTAGGAAGCTATAACTATGGGTTCCACTCCAACAATAgtgatactaataataataacattaataataataatgttaaaataatgCCAAATTCACCATTTGAAGCACTTCCTCCTTTGATTCAaggttcaaataataataatgaagccTCTTTAAGCCAATCATCACCACCACTTAGCTCAACAACACCTACTTCATCTCATGCTAGCGGTAATAATGGCTACTTAATAGGAGGAGGAGCTTCAAACATGGCTACAAATGGTGACGGCGGCCGCTCCGGAGTTGCGCCACTTTCGCCGCCTCAAGAAAATGGTGGTGGTGGCTTGTTGGGTGCAGTTTTGGTAGAAGCTCAAAGTCTTTGTAACAATAATGACAAGTCTAAGAGTGATAATGAGGATTCAACTGCATCACAGGTTTTATCtcataaaagaaaatacatagTAACTACTGAGGAATGTGCAAAAGAAGAAGAGACTAATAATGTGGTTGTGGAGTCAGATACCAAAAGCAATGGAAATACCATTAATAAAATACACAAGGTTGATTTGTACTCTTCTCCATTTTCAACAG GGAATAAACAAACAACTGAGGATGAATTGGAGGAAATCAATACCATGGATGATGACTTATTTGGCCTACTTAAAAACTTTCAAGAAATGCCAGTTCCAGATTGGTACCACAAAAGAGGACAACCATTGGAACTTGAAACTCAACAAGATGCTTCATTGGGCcccatagatcaagcattttcagCTCATGACAGTTTTTGGAGAAACATGCCCAAATATTGA